The following are encoded in a window of Methylicorpusculum oleiharenae genomic DNA:
- the apbC gene encoding iron-sulfur cluster carrier protein ApbC: MTAINRADVENLLRTFIDPNTDTDLVTQKSVKQISIDGADVHLSLELGYPAKRYTEQFKEAVLTHLKSLPGIGSIKIDVSVNIISHAVQQGLKPIPQVKNIIAVASGKGGVGKSTTAVNLALALAAEGANVGILDADIYGPSIPTMLGISGFPASEDGKTMQPKLSFGLQTNSIGFLVDQNQPMIWRGPMVTSALQQLLKETQWSELDYLVIDLPPGTGDIQLTMSQQIPVSGAVIVTTPQDIALLDAQRGLGMFEKVNVPVLGIVENMSIHICSQCGHEEPIFGSGGGVAMAEKNKVPLLGSLPLDISIRQFADSGRPIVVSDPDGRPATIYREIARKAAGRLAIRAKDFSSRFPNIVIQNT; the protein is encoded by the coding sequence ATGACAGCAATCAACCGGGCAGACGTGGAAAATCTGCTGCGAACGTTTATTGATCCCAACACGGATACGGATTTGGTGACCCAAAAATCCGTTAAACAGATCTCTATTGATGGTGCTGATGTTCACCTGTCGCTGGAGTTGGGTTATCCAGCCAAGCGTTACACAGAGCAATTTAAAGAGGCGGTACTGACGCATTTAAAAAGTTTACCGGGCATAGGTTCGATTAAGATTGATGTGTCGGTCAATATCATTTCGCATGCTGTTCAGCAGGGCTTGAAACCCATACCCCAGGTAAAAAATATTATCGCGGTTGCTTCCGGCAAGGGGGGCGTCGGTAAATCGACAACCGCGGTGAATCTGGCCTTGGCCTTGGCAGCGGAAGGGGCAAATGTCGGTATTCTCGATGCTGATATCTACGGACCCAGTATTCCGACGATGCTCGGAATATCGGGCTTTCCGGCGAGTGAGGACGGTAAAACCATGCAGCCCAAATTGTCCTTTGGTTTGCAAACCAATTCCATCGGTTTTCTTGTTGATCAGAATCAGCCGATGATTTGGCGCGGGCCTATGGTAACCAGTGCCTTGCAGCAACTATTGAAGGAAACGCAGTGGTCTGAACTGGATTACCTGGTTATCGATTTACCTCCAGGCACCGGGGATATTCAATTGACGATGTCGCAGCAAATTCCGGTCAGCGGTGCTGTCATTGTGACGACGCCTCAAGATATTGCGTTACTGGACGCCCAGCGCGGCTTGGGAATGTTTGAGAAAGTCAATGTGCCTGTGCTGGGAATTGTCGAAAATATGAGTATTCATATTTGCAGTCAGTGCGGGCATGAAGAGCCGATTTTCGGTTCAGGCGGCGGTGTTGCGATGGCGGAAAAAAACAAAGTGCCACTGCTGGGGTCGCTTCCTTTAGACATTTCCATTCGCCAGTTTGCCGATTCAGGCAGGCCGATTGTTGTGTCTGATCCTGATGGAAGGCCAGCAACCATTTACCGGGAGATTGCACGAAAAGCAGCCGGACGGCTTGCGATAAGAGCCAAAGACTTCAGTTCCAGGTTCCCGAATATCGTGATACAAAATACATAG
- a CDS encoding P-II family nitrogen regulator → MHFKLIMVFVDEDKTEQVLDASRNAGATGATIINKARGQGLEKVVGIFGLEILNPRAVVLILAEERRADGIIEAVAEAGNLDESLGTGIAIQLDVDKALGLSEHIKELQKLKPLS, encoded by the coding sequence ATGCACTTCAAATTAATCATGGTCTTCGTCGATGAAGACAAAACCGAACAAGTTCTTGATGCTTCCAGAAACGCCGGTGCGACAGGTGCGACGATCATCAACAAGGCCCGAGGTCAAGGACTGGAAAAGGTTGTCGGTATTTTTGGCCTGGAAATATTAAACCCTAGAGCCGTTGTACTGATTTTGGCCGAGGAAAGACGCGCCGATGGCATCATAGAAGCCGTTGCCGAAGCCGGCAATCTTGATGAAAGTTTAGGCACCGGCATTGCAATACAACTCGATGTCGATAAGGCCCTAGGACTCAGCGAACATATCAAAGAATTACAAAAACTAAAACCGCTAAGCTAA
- a CDS encoding glyceraldehyde 3-phosphate dehydrogenase NAD-binding domain-containing protein, protein MTLRAGIIGLGRIGRGVLRANYSQFPEGRFDIKVICDVMTVDQVAYLLAHDSTYGAAPFTVECDETHLIVGGKPIAYRQVDRRRPLPEEDSFGHLREFGLDVLLDATGTASIDNLRSLVTHKTAKKVVCTINLPGCDLSLVYGVNHKVYNPDSHHVISASTCTGNAVTPVLAILEKHIGIDNARLITIHPLLSDQRVLDGYHSTSHLGRACATSILPTRTQVANSAELVLPSLAGKLDSISYRIPTAIVSALDVTAYLSRPTTREECIELFNHYAQSEDMPGIINCDSGAWGHEKASIDFLGTPYSVIILMNHLTLTHGRQLGLALMHDNEFAYCMRVLDVFGVLAAT, encoded by the coding sequence ATGACTTTAAGAGCAGGCATTATCGGACTTGGCCGGATTGGCCGCGGCGTTTTAAGAGCCAACTACTCTCAATTTCCGGAGGGCAGGTTCGACATCAAAGTGATCTGTGATGTGATGACAGTCGATCAGGTCGCCTACCTGCTGGCTCACGACAGCACCTACGGCGCAGCACCGTTCACTGTTGAATGCGATGAAACTCATCTGATTGTAGGAGGCAAGCCAATAGCCTACCGGCAGGTTGACAGGCGCCGACCCCTACCTGAAGAAGACAGTTTTGGGCACCTGCGGGAATTTGGGCTGGATGTGCTACTGGATGCAACAGGCACTGCGTCAATCGATAATTTACGGTCACTGGTAACCCACAAGACAGCCAAAAAGGTTGTTTGCACCATCAATCTGCCGGGCTGTGATTTAAGCCTGGTCTATGGTGTGAACCACAAGGTTTATAACCCGGATAGCCATCATGTTATCTCTGCCAGCACATGCACAGGCAATGCGGTAACACCGGTATTAGCCATTCTTGAAAAACATATCGGAATTGATAATGCCCGACTGATCACCATCCATCCGCTGCTATCCGATCAACGCGTCCTGGACGGGTATCATTCCACTTCACATTTAGGCCGGGCATGCGCAACGTCCATTCTTCCTACACGCACGCAAGTGGCCAATTCCGCAGAACTGGTGCTGCCGTCACTGGCCGGCAAGCTCGATTCCATTTCGTATCGCATTCCCACCGCCATCGTATCGGCATTAGACGTGACCGCCTATTTATCACGGCCAACGACACGAGAGGAATGTATTGAATTGTTTAATCACTACGCTCAATCGGAGGACATGCCGGGCATCATCAACTGCGATTCCGGCGCATGGGGCCACGAAAAAGCGAGTATTGATTTCCTCGGGACGCCTTATTCGGTCATCATCCTAATGAATCACCTGACCTTGACGCACGGCCGTCAACTCGGATTGGCACTCATGCATGATAACGAATTTGCCTACTGCATGCGGGTACTGGATGTTTTCGGGGTATTGGCTGCGACCTGA
- the glyQ gene encoding glycine--tRNA ligase subunit alpha translates to MSSTNYDLSTFQGLILALQEYWAKQGCVLLQPLDQEVGAGTFHPATFLRAIGPEPWNAAYVQPSRRPTDGRYGENPNRLQHYYQYQVVLKPSPDNIQELYLGSLRYLGFDLLEHDIRFVEDNWESPTLGAWGLGWEVWLNGMEVTQFTYFQQVGGLECKPVTGEITYGMERLAMYLQGVESVFDLVWTDGPFGKVTYGDVFHQNEVEMSAYNFEHANVEFMFSCFDTFEQECQTLLERDLPLPAYEMVLKASHTFNLLDARHAISVTERQRYILRVRNLSKAVAECFYNRREALGFPMLQQQEQGVPA, encoded by the coding sequence GTGTCTTCAACAAACTACGATTTATCAACGTTTCAGGGTTTAATTCTCGCTTTGCAGGAGTATTGGGCAAAGCAGGGATGTGTACTCTTACAACCTTTGGATCAAGAGGTTGGCGCGGGTACTTTTCATCCGGCTACATTTTTGAGAGCTATTGGCCCGGAACCCTGGAATGCCGCTTATGTCCAGCCTTCTCGCCGTCCTACCGATGGCCGATACGGCGAGAACCCCAACCGCCTGCAGCATTATTACCAATATCAGGTCGTTCTCAAGCCGTCGCCTGACAATATCCAGGAGTTATATCTGGGGTCTTTGCGTTATTTGGGCTTTGATCTGCTGGAACACGATATCCGGTTTGTAGAAGATAACTGGGAGTCTCCGACGCTGGGTGCCTGGGGTTTGGGTTGGGAAGTCTGGCTTAATGGCATGGAAGTGACCCAGTTTACCTATTTTCAACAAGTCGGCGGATTGGAATGTAAACCGGTGACCGGTGAAATCACCTATGGCATGGAACGACTGGCCATGTATCTCCAAGGCGTGGAAAGCGTATTTGATCTGGTATGGACGGATGGTCCTTTCGGTAAAGTGACCTATGGCGATGTGTTTCATCAAAATGAAGTTGAGATGTCGGCTTACAATTTTGAGCATGCCAATGTCGAATTTATGTTCAGCTGTTTTGATACTTTTGAGCAGGAATGTCAGACATTGCTGGAACGCGATTTGCCCTTGCCCGCTTATGAGATGGTTTTAAAAGCCTCGCATACCTTTAATTTGCTCGATGCTCGTCATGCCATTTCGGTAACTGAACGGCAGCGTTATATTCTCAGGGTCAGAAATTTATCCAAAGCGGTTGCCGAATGCTTCTATAACCGCCGCGAGGCTTTGGGATTCCCCATGTTGCAGCAACAGGAACAAGGAGTACCTGCATGA
- the metG gene encoding methionine--tRNA ligase, with the protein MPDRKILVTSALPYANGSIHLGHLVEYIQTDIWVRFQKQRNNTCYYVCADDTHGTPIMLRADSEGITPEALIGRVWEEHLADFTAFGVAFDNFHSTHSKENQVLSTLIYERLRDAGHISSRTIVQAYDPVKNMFLPDRFIKGECPKCGAKDQYGDSCEACGATYSPTELKNAVSAVSGEKPIEKESLHYFFKLGDFKDMLTEWTQAGHLQHEVTNKLNEWLEGDLHEWDISRDAPYFGFEIPDAPGKYFYVWLDAPIGYMASFKNLCEREGLDFDAFWGENSPTELYHFIGKDIVYFHALFWPAMLKGARFRTPSAIFVHGFLTVNGEKMSKSRGTFIKARTYLDHLNPEYLRYYFAAKLSAGVDDIDLSFDDFTQRVNSDLVGKVVNIASRCSGFIHKQFGGLLSNHCAEPELFKLFIEANTSIAEHYESREYGKAMREIMALADKANQYIDEKKPWLIAKEPERKAELHEVSSMGINLFHLLAAYLKPVLPVMAQHAEVFLNIDPMAWPDQTQPLTGHTINPFQPLMTRVDPEKIAAVVDASKENLQKTETPKPRKFDPVSEPITFDDFAKLDLRIAKIINAEPIEGADKLLQLTVDIGDETRNIFAGIKSAYSPEDLIGRLTLVVANLEPRKMRFGMSEGMVLAAGPGGKDIWLLSPDQGAVPGMRVK; encoded by the coding sequence ATGCCTGACAGAAAAATTCTAGTTACCAGCGCCCTGCCCTATGCCAATGGCTCTATCCATTTAGGTCATCTGGTGGAGTATATTCAAACCGATATATGGGTGCGTTTTCAAAAACAAAGAAACAACACCTGTTACTACGTCTGCGCCGATGATACCCACGGCACACCGATCATGCTGCGAGCGGACAGTGAAGGCATCACGCCCGAAGCCTTGATTGGCCGTGTCTGGGAAGAGCATCTGGCCGATTTTACGGCATTCGGCGTAGCGTTCGATAATTTCCACAGTACGCATTCAAAAGAAAATCAGGTCTTATCGACACTGATTTACGAGCGTCTGCGTGATGCCGGACATATCAGTTCGCGCACTATCGTTCAGGCTTATGATCCGGTTAAAAACATGTTTCTGCCGGATCGTTTTATTAAAGGCGAGTGTCCGAAATGCGGCGCCAAAGATCAATACGGTGACAGTTGCGAAGCGTGCGGTGCGACTTATTCACCCACCGAACTCAAAAACGCTGTTTCAGCAGTCTCCGGTGAAAAACCCATTGAAAAAGAATCGCTGCATTACTTTTTTAAACTGGGTGATTTTAAAGATATGCTGACGGAATGGACCCAGGCCGGGCATTTGCAGCATGAGGTGACCAACAAACTCAACGAATGGCTGGAAGGCGACCTGCATGAATGGGATATTTCCAGGGATGCGCCTTATTTCGGCTTTGAAATTCCCGATGCGCCGGGTAAATATTTTTATGTCTGGCTGGATGCGCCTATCGGCTATATGGCCAGCTTTAAAAATCTTTGTGAACGCGAAGGATTGGACTTTGACGCGTTCTGGGGCGAAAACAGCCCTACCGAGCTTTATCATTTCATAGGCAAGGATATTGTTTATTTTCACGCCCTGTTCTGGCCCGCCATGCTTAAAGGTGCGCGCTTCAGAACCCCCAGTGCGATTTTTGTGCATGGCTTTTTGACCGTCAACGGCGAAAAAATGTCCAAATCGCGCGGCACATTCATTAAAGCTCGCACTTACCTGGATCATTTAAACCCTGAATACCTGCGTTATTATTTCGCAGCCAAACTCAGTGCCGGTGTCGATGACATCGACCTCAGCTTCGATGATTTCACGCAACGGGTCAATTCCGACCTGGTCGGCAAAGTCGTCAATATTGCCAGCCGTTGTAGCGGCTTCATTCATAAACAATTTGGCGGGCTTTTATCGAATCACTGCGCCGAACCTGAATTGTTCAAGCTTTTTATCGAAGCCAACACATCCATCGCAGAACATTACGAATCCCGCGAATACGGCAAAGCCATGCGAGAGATCATGGCCTTGGCCGACAAAGCCAACCAGTACATCGATGAGAAAAAACCCTGGCTTATCGCCAAGGAACCGGAGCGAAAAGCTGAACTGCACGAAGTCAGCTCAATGGGCATCAATCTTTTCCACTTGCTGGCCGCTTATTTGAAACCGGTTCTACCGGTGATGGCGCAACATGCTGAAGTTTTTCTGAATATTGACCCAATGGCGTGGCCGGATCAAACCCAACCGCTAACCGGACATACCATCAACCCGTTCCAACCGCTGATGACACGCGTAGATCCTGAGAAAATTGCGGCTGTCGTTGACGCTTCCAAGGAAAATCTGCAAAAAACTGAAACACCGAAACCCAGAAAATTTGACCCTGTCAGCGAACCGATAACGTTTGACGATTTTGCCAAGCTGGATTTACGCATTGCCAAAATCATCAACGCCGAGCCTATCGAAGGCGCGGACAAACTGCTGCAACTGACAGTCGATATCGGCGATGAAACCCGCAACATCTTTGCCGGCATCAAATCAGCCTACTCACCCGAAGATTTAATCGGCAGATTGACACTGGTCGTCGCAAACTTAGAACCTCGCAAAATGCGTTTCGGCATGTCCGAAGGCATGGTATTAGCCGCAGGACCCGGTGGCAAGGATATCTGGCTGTTGTCACCCGACCAGGGTGCCGTGCCCGGCATGCGGGTAAAATGA
- a CDS encoding membrane lipoprotein lipid attachment site-containing protein, with the protein MKKLLFLCGAALLLSGCQERTAYEQAVMEQIKNEQDVKDYKLDPEVVTRCIVDLSSANMDGIFNYDPRRLEAYRSYAKMLTLKDSKNPQQVMQELRTEFGSPKGLAEAHRNYTESTMNCFASLIMSSEEEVSDSEQLEQKPSDDQASAPATEVAPAPSTPVTEK; encoded by the coding sequence ATGAAAAAACTATTATTCCTATGTGGCGCTGCCTTGTTGTTGTCCGGATGTCAGGAAAGAACGGCTTATGAACAAGCCGTCATGGAACAGATTAAAAACGAGCAGGATGTGAAGGACTATAAGCTTGATCCGGAAGTTGTAACGCGTTGCATTGTTGATTTAAGTTCAGCCAATATGGACGGTATTTTCAATTACGATCCAAGACGTCTTGAGGCCTATCGTAGTTATGCAAAAATGCTGACTTTGAAAGATTCTAAAAATCCTCAACAAGTGATGCAAGAGTTGCGGACAGAATTTGGTTCGCCTAAAGGTTTAGCCGAAGCGCATAGGAATTATACGGAAAGCACCATGAACTGCTTTGCTTCTCTGATAATGAGCAGTGAGGAAGAAGTCAGCGATTCTGAGCAGCTTGAACAAAAGCCGAGTGATGATCAAGCAAGCGCTCCCGCTACTGAAGTTGCTCCAGCGCCTTCAACACCGGTTACTGAAAAATAA
- a CDS encoding lysophospholipid acyltransferase family protein: protein MTDIDQFTLFNKCRLYIGSSVLFVCIFVTATMVGFLILLSTPFSYWLGYQFAKYWCALVIWMAKFFCGLTYDIQGLEHIKECPVAIALCKHQSAWETLAMRWLLPEQATLLKRSLLWFPVWGWALGMLKPIAIDRKNAVGALRTLIEKGTVYLKEGSWVVIFPEGTRTAPGEKIKFNAGGAMLAQKTGVPIIPIAHNAGEFWPRYSFLKYPGCIKVVIGPPIESVNRKAQDINAEAEAWIHDTMKKISSVPIPD from the coding sequence ATGACTGATATCGATCAATTTACGCTATTCAATAAATGCCGGCTCTATATCGGGTCTTCAGTGTTATTTGTCTGTATTTTTGTTACTGCGACAATGGTTGGCTTCCTTATTTTGTTGTCGACACCCTTCAGCTATTGGTTAGGCTATCAGTTTGCCAAATATTGGTGCGCATTGGTCATCTGGATGGCTAAATTCTTTTGCGGACTGACCTATGATATTCAGGGTCTAGAGCATATCAAAGAATGCCCGGTAGCGATTGCCCTGTGCAAGCATCAATCGGCATGGGAAACATTGGCGATGCGTTGGTTATTGCCGGAACAGGCGACATTGTTAAAACGATCGCTGTTGTGGTTTCCTGTATGGGGCTGGGCTTTAGGTATGTTAAAACCAATTGCAATCGATCGGAAAAATGCAGTCGGTGCTCTCAGGACATTGATCGAAAAAGGCACCGTCTATCTAAAAGAAGGTAGTTGGGTCGTTATTTTTCCGGAAGGTACGCGAACAGCTCCGGGTGAAAAAATAAAGTTTAATGCCGGCGGTGCCATGCTCGCTCAAAAGACTGGCGTTCCGATTATTCCGATTGCGCATAATGCGGGCGAGTTTTGGCCCCGCTACAGTTTTTTGAAGTATCCCGGTTGTATCAAGGTTGTCATTGGGCCGCCAATCGAGAGTGTCAATCGCAAGGCTCAGGATATTAATGCCGAAGCCGAAGCGTGGATTCACGATACCATGAAGAAAATCAGTTCGGTACCTATACCTGATTGA
- the glyS gene encoding glycine--tRNA ligase subunit beta — translation MSHCKHLLFELGTEELPPKTLLTLSRALQNNMVQGLADAGLSYKDVKAYATPRRLAVFVSDLVTAQPDKTVEKRGPAIQAAFMPDGTPSKAAQGFAVSCNTTFDQLERLVTDKGEWLAYHQAIKGQATENLIPEIISKSIADLPIAKRMRWGSFATEFVRPVHWVVLLFGEQIIDAEILGLKAGAHSRGHRFHAPQSILLERPETYSDVLYQQGHVIADFETRKDIIRQAAHEAASNVGGVVHIEDDLLEEIAALNEWPVPVVGHFDQRFLALPAEVLITTMQTNQKYFPVKRADGTLLPHFITFSNIESKRPASIQTGNERVITPRLSDAEFFWKQDRKKRLEERIESLNSIVFQKTLGTLADKTHRVKQLADYIAAQLDADSELAKRAAMLAKTDLMTDMVGEFANLQGTMGRYYALADNEPEEVALALEEQYFPKQSGGSTPSSVTGQILSIAEKIDTLTGIFSAGLIPTGDKDPYALRRAALGVLRIIIERELALDLIAVVEFALEQFVHDFNKTETQDRVIDFIYERLRGYCLDKGYKPDEFDAVYTIMPREPLDFMQRLQAVKLFRQLPEAESLAGANKRIRNILKKSGGEAVLAVTGLVEIQELNLLAAAKESAEAIQPLLERRDYQAVLSRLASLRDGVDAFFDHVMVMTDDLTLRNNRLALLELVSGQFLTCADISKLQS, via the coding sequence ATGAGCCACTGTAAACACCTTTTATTCGAGTTGGGTACGGAAGAACTGCCGCCTAAAACCTTGCTTACTTTGAGTCGGGCATTGCAAAACAATATGGTTCAAGGTCTTGCTGACGCCGGTTTAAGTTATAAGGATGTTAAAGCTTACGCGACGCCAAGACGGCTGGCAGTTTTTGTCAGCGATCTGGTCACGGCTCAGCCGGATAAAACAGTAGAGAAGCGGGGGCCTGCCATACAGGCTGCATTTATGCCTGATGGAACGCCCAGCAAGGCGGCACAGGGCTTTGCAGTCAGTTGCAACACCACGTTTGACCAGTTGGAGCGTTTAGTCACCGATAAAGGTGAATGGCTGGCTTATCATCAAGCTATCAAAGGCCAGGCAACAGAAAATTTGATTCCGGAAATCATCAGCAAAAGTATCGCCGATCTGCCTATTGCCAAAAGAATGCGTTGGGGCAGCTTCGCTACTGAATTTGTCAGGCCGGTGCATTGGGTCGTGTTATTGTTTGGTGAGCAAATAATCGATGCTGAAATATTGGGTTTGAAAGCGGGTGCACACTCTCGAGGTCACCGTTTTCATGCGCCGCAATCCATTCTATTGGAACGGCCTGAAACTTACAGTGATGTTTTATACCAGCAAGGCCATGTGATCGCTGATTTTGAAACGCGAAAAGACATCATCCGTCAGGCTGCCCATGAAGCAGCTTCCAATGTCGGCGGCGTTGTTCATATCGAAGACGATCTATTAGAGGAAATCGCCGCATTGAATGAATGGCCCGTTCCTGTTGTAGGGCATTTCGATCAGCGTTTTTTGGCGCTGCCTGCCGAGGTGCTGATCACTACGATGCAGACCAATCAGAAATATTTTCCGGTCAAACGCGCTGACGGCACTTTGCTGCCTCACTTTATTACCTTCAGTAATATCGAAAGTAAACGTCCGGCATCAATACAGACGGGTAATGAACGGGTTATTACGCCGCGCTTGTCGGATGCCGAATTTTTCTGGAAACAGGATAGAAAAAAGCGTCTGGAAGAGCGGATCGAAAGTCTGAATTCAATTGTTTTCCAGAAAACACTGGGTACATTGGCCGATAAAACGCACCGGGTTAAACAACTGGCCGATTACATTGCGGCGCAATTGGACGCGGACAGCGAATTGGCAAAGCGGGCGGCAATGCTGGCTAAAACCGATCTGATGACGGATATGGTTGGAGAGTTTGCCAACTTGCAAGGTACCATGGGCCGTTATTATGCGTTGGCGGATAATGAACCTGAAGAAGTAGCGCTGGCTTTGGAGGAGCAATATTTTCCCAAGCAATCCGGTGGTTCCACGCCATCCAGTGTTACCGGTCAAATTCTGTCCATCGCTGAAAAAATTGATACATTGACCGGTATTTTCAGTGCCGGCCTGATACCCACCGGAGATAAAGATCCCTATGCGCTCAGGCGCGCAGCATTGGGTGTGTTAAGAATTATCATTGAACGCGAGCTTGCGCTGGATTTGATCGCTGTTGTCGAATTCGCATTAGAACAATTCGTTCATGATTTTAACAAAACAGAGACACAGGACCGCGTTATCGATTTTATTTACGAAAGATTGCGGGGTTATTGCCTGGATAAAGGCTACAAACCCGATGAGTTTGATGCCGTTTATACGATTATGCCGCGTGAGCCTCTGGATTTCATGCAAAGACTTCAGGCCGTCAAGTTATTCAGACAATTGCCCGAGGCGGAAAGCCTGGCCGGCGCCAACAAACGGATTCGCAATATTCTGAAAAAATCCGGCGGCGAAGCGGTCCTAGCGGTTACCGGTTTGGTAGAGATTCAGGAATTGAATTTATTGGCTGCCGCGAAGGAATCAGCCGAGGCCATTCAGCCTCTACTGGAACGCCGCGATTATCAGGCAGTGCTCAGCAGGCTGGCAAGCTTAAGAGACGGAGTTGATGCTTTCTTTGATCATGTGATGGTTATGACCGATGATTTGACATTGCGTAACAACCGTTTAGCTTTGCTGGAATTGGTGTCCGGACAGTTTTTAACCTGTGCCGATATTTCCAAGTTGCAATCGTAA
- a CDS encoding monovalent cation:proton antiporter family protein, whose protein sequence is MIHLLLLLGSSVAVVVLFQKLHIPSSIGYLLVGVLFGAHTPGPVIEVQQIREVAEFGIVFLLFTIGLSFSLPQIHALRGQVLGLGTGQVLLTTAVIGGASWWLGLPPATAFIIGAVFAQSSTTIISKQLAEQGDEHSRHGRLGVAMSVFQDVTAVPFVVVIPVLSSIDDDASVLFEALGWAMAKAVLAFLLVFVLGRWLLRPLFHAVVARRSAELFTLTVLFVSLLAAWTTNRLGLSMAFGAFLVGMMLGETEFRHQVESTIRPFRDVLIGLFFVSIGMLFDPSAIPQNWQWAVVGVATMLLSKTLLVALIVRLSGLDGLTAWRTGLLLAVGGEFGFALLAIALDVHALTNHHAQIVFTAVLFSMIVAPFLIRYNNALARLFVWKSDLQVDPETYPVDSETTKHLRDHTIICGYGRIGQSVGHFLEEEKIPYVALDLDSARVKAAHIAGEPVYYADSSERDILEAVGLDTAKLIVISYDDPVLAKKILHHVRALRPDLPVMVRTRDETHVEELRQAGATEVVPEVLEAGLMIASHALLLLNVPFTRVVRRMQQQRASRYRLLREFYRGEEEFSDDFNRVIADGLRSVSISSGSSVVGKKLKELELEGVIVSSLVRQGLRESEPLDLVIAEDDVVVLFGTPGNLDLAERKLLGKRP, encoded by the coding sequence TTGATACACTTACTCTTACTGCTTGGGTCCTCGGTGGCTGTAGTCGTTCTTTTTCAGAAACTCCATATTCCTTCCAGCATAGGTTATCTTTTAGTTGGTGTTCTATTCGGAGCGCATACGCCCGGCCCTGTTATTGAAGTTCAACAAATTCGGGAAGTCGCCGAATTCGGCATCGTGTTTCTGCTATTCACGATTGGCTTGAGTTTTTCATTGCCGCAGATCCATGCATTACGAGGTCAAGTATTAGGTTTGGGAACCGGACAGGTGCTGCTAACGACGGCCGTGATCGGCGGGGCAAGTTGGTGGCTGGGCTTGCCTCCGGCTACAGCTTTTATTATCGGCGCGGTGTTCGCTCAATCCTCGACGACAATTATCAGCAAGCAGCTTGCCGAGCAAGGCGATGAACATAGCCGCCATGGACGCTTGGGCGTGGCGATGTCGGTGTTTCAGGATGTGACGGCGGTGCCGTTCGTGGTCGTTATTCCAGTGTTGAGCAGCATCGATGACGATGCCAGCGTGTTATTCGAGGCGTTGGGCTGGGCAATGGCCAAAGCCGTTCTGGCGTTTTTGCTGGTGTTCGTGCTCGGACGCTGGTTGTTACGACCGCTGTTTCATGCGGTTGTCGCACGACGCTCTGCCGAGCTGTTTACGTTGACCGTGCTCTTCGTGTCGCTACTGGCCGCCTGGACTACCAACCGTCTGGGGCTATCAATGGCGTTCGGTGCGTTTCTGGTCGGCATGATGCTAGGTGAAACCGAATTCCGGCATCAGGTCGAATCTACGATCAGACCGTTTCGCGATGTGCTAATTGGTTTGTTTTTCGTTAGCATCGGGATGTTGTTCGACCCTTCCGCGATACCGCAGAATTGGCAATGGGCTGTGGTCGGTGTTGCCACTATGTTGCTATCGAAAACGCTATTGGTCGCCTTGATCGTACGTTTGTCAGGACTCGATGGTCTTACGGCATGGCGGACCGGACTTCTATTAGCGGTGGGTGGTGAATTCGGTTTCGCCTTGTTGGCGATTGCGCTCGACGTGCATGCCTTAACAAATCATCACGCGCAGATTGTTTTTACCGCAGTGTTGTTTTCGATGATCGTTGCTCCTTTTCTTATTCGCTATAATAATGCTCTTGCCCGATTGTTCGTGTGGAAATCGGATCTTCAGGTTGACCCCGAAACTTATCCGGTCGATTCGGAAACAACTAAGCATCTTCGCGATCACACGATTATTTGTGGCTATGGACGCATAGGTCAGAGTGTGGGACATTTTTTGGAAGAAGAAAAGATACCCTATGTTGCTCTCGATCTGGATTCTGCACGGGTCAAAGCCGCGCATATTGCCGGTGAACCGGTTTATTACGCTGATTCGTCTGAACGGGATATTCTTGAAGCGGTTGGTCTCGATACCGCGAAGCTGATCGTTATCAGCTATGACGATCCTGTGTTGGCAAAGAAGATTCTTCACCATGTTCGCGCTCTACGCCCCGATTTACCCGTTATGGTTCGTACTCGCGATGAAACACACGTTGAGGAACTGCGGCAGGCTGGTGCTACGGAGGTGGTGCCGGAAGTGCTTGAAGCAGGTTTGATGATAGCTTCTCATGCCTTATTGCTGCTCAATGTGCCGTTCACTCGGGTAGTGCGTCGCATGCAGCAGCAACGAGCAAGCCGTTATCGGCTGCTACGCGAATTTTATCGTGGTGAAGAGGAATTTTCGGATGATTTCAACAGGGTTATTGCCGATGGTCTGAGATCCGTATCTATTTCTTCGGGTAGTAGCGTTGTAGGGAAAAAACTAAAGGAACTGGAATTGGAAGGTGTGATCGTATCGTCGCTGGTCAGACAAGGACTTCGAGAGTCCGAACCTCTGGATCTTGTTATAGCGGAAGACGATGTGGTTGTCCTCTTCGGGACGCCCGGCAATTTAGATCTTGCCGAAAGAAAGTTGCTCGGCAAAAGGCCGTAG